ACGCGCTGCCGCTGTCCGCCTGACAGCTGGTTCGGCCGGTGCGTCATGCGATCACCCAAGCCGACACGGTCGAGCGCCTCGGCCGCACGCTCGCGGCGATGCCGAAAACCACCCTCGCTGTAGAGCAGCGGCAGCTCGACATTGCGCATTGCGGTCTGACGCGGCAGCAGCTCGAAGCTTTGGAAAACGAAGCCGATTTCGCGATTGCGAAACCCTGCGAGCTCGGCGGACGACATCGCGTCGACGAGTTTGCCCGACAGCTCGTACTGCCCGCTCGTCGGGCGATCGAGGCAGCCGAGGATGTTCATCATCGTCGACTTGCCGCTGCCGCTGGCACCCATGATCGCGACATACTCGCCGCGTTGGACATCGAGGCTCACGCCGTCGAGCGCTCGGACGATCTCACCACCCACGTCGTAGTGCTTGGTGATGTCGCGGAGGCTCAGCACGTTCGGTTGGTCGTTTCCTGCTTCAAAGCAACGCCCGCTGACGCGGGCGGCTTACTCAGTCACGTCAGCGGGCATCGCTGCCGGCGTTGTTTGACTTGACCCTGACGCTGCGTCCGTCGCGAATGGTCTCGAGCACCTTGAACGGGCCGACGATGATCTGGGTGCCCTCGTCGAGTCCGGCTTCGATGATCGTGTTGAGCACGTCGCTTTCTCCGGTACGGACCGGCATCGATTGTGCCTTGCCATCGACCACGGCGTAGACGAGTGGGGCGATCGTGCGATCACTCAGCAACGCATCGGACT
This window of the Planctomycetota bacterium genome carries:
- a CDS encoding ABC transporter ATP-binding protein; this encodes MLSLRDITKHYDVGGEIVRALDGVSLDVQRGEYVAIMGASGSGKSTMMNILGCLDRPTSGQYELSGKLVDAMSSAELAGFRNREIGFVFQSFELLPRQTAMRNVELPLLYSEGGFRHRRERAAEALDRVGLGDRMTHRPNQLSGGQRQRVAIARALVNRPTILLADEPTGALDSRTTDDILGLFADLHADGQTVIVVTHEADVAARARRVVRMNDGKIVADEPVAQRGLAA